A genomic segment from Bradyrhizobium sp. ISRA430 encodes:
- a CDS encoding sigma-70 family RNA polymerase sigma factor, translated as MQNVVAINAEASQGIIAAQATSDDMLLESIADGNRTAMHILYCRHNVRVYRFILRIVRDATTAEDLVSQVFLDVWRTARQFQGRSQVSTWLLSIARFKALTAMRQRRFEDIDQEDVREIADEADTPETSLDRSDTSAILRACVAKLSPAHREIINLVYYHEKSVEEVGAIIGIPQSTVKTRMFYARKQLADLLKGAGVDRFAA; from the coding sequence ATGCAGAACGTCGTCGCCATCAACGCCGAAGCCAGCCAGGGCATCATTGCTGCTCAGGCGACCTCGGACGACATGCTCCTGGAAAGCATCGCCGACGGCAACCGGACGGCCATGCACATCCTCTATTGCCGGCATAATGTGCGGGTGTATCGCTTCATCCTGCGCATCGTGCGCGACGCCACCACGGCCGAGGACCTCGTCAGCCAGGTCTTCCTGGACGTGTGGCGGACCGCCAGACAATTCCAGGGCCGCTCGCAGGTCTCGACCTGGCTGCTCTCGATCGCCCGCTTCAAGGCCCTGACCGCGATGCGCCAGCGCCGCTTCGAGGACATCGACCAGGAAGACGTGCGAGAGATCGCCGACGAGGCCGACACGCCCGAGACCTCGCTCGACCGCAGCGACACCAGCGCGATCCTGCGCGCCTGCGTGGCCAAGCTGTCGCCGGCGCATCGCGAGATCATCAACCTCGTCTACTACCATGAGAAGTCGGTGGAGGAGGTCGGGGCGATCATCGGCATCCCGCAGAGCACGGTGAAGACGCGGATGTTCTACGCCCGCAAGCAGCTCGCCGATTTGCTTAAAGGAGCCGGCGTCGACCGCTTCGCCGCGTAA
- a CDS encoding response regulator, which yields MTQSQHIMIVDDEAPAREMVGDYLKMHGFTVTLCDGGKSLRAAIEGSMPDLVVLDLNMPEEDGLSIIRDLKSRINVPVIMLTATASPIDRVVGLELGADDYVAKPCELRELMARIRSVLRRSAPAKAAPEAAAAKSDKDQLVRFGTKWLDLEAQALRDDEGNEHPLTASEFGLLKVFAANPKRVLSRERLLELANARDAEAFDRAVDLRIMRIRRKIEPDPTKPAVIRTIRGGGYLFSPAGEKA from the coding sequence ATGACCCAAAGCCAGCACATCATGATCGTCGACGATGAGGCCCCGGCCCGGGAAATGGTCGGCGATTACCTCAAGATGCACGGCTTCACCGTGACGCTGTGCGACGGCGGCAAGTCCTTACGCGCCGCGATCGAGGGCAGCATGCCCGATCTCGTCGTGCTCGATCTCAACATGCCCGAGGAAGACGGGCTCTCGATCATCCGCGACCTGAAGAGTCGCATCAACGTGCCGGTGATCATGCTCACGGCGACCGCAAGCCCGATCGACCGCGTCGTGGGCCTCGAGCTCGGTGCCGACGATTACGTGGCCAAGCCCTGCGAGCTGCGCGAATTGATGGCACGCATCCGCTCGGTGCTGCGGCGGAGCGCGCCGGCAAAGGCGGCACCGGAAGCCGCGGCGGCGAAGTCGGACAAGGATCAGCTCGTGCGCTTCGGCACCAAATGGCTCGACCTCGAAGCCCAGGCGTTGCGCGACGACGAAGGCAACGAGCATCCGCTGACCGCGTCCGAGTTCGGGCTGCTGAAAGTGTTCGCGGCCAATCCGAAGCGTGTGCTGTCGCGCGAGCGTCTGTTGGAGTTGGCCAATGCGCGCGATGCCGAAGCGTTCGACCGCGCCGTCGACCTGCGCATCATGCGCATCCGCCGCAAGATCGAGCCCGACCCGACCAAGCCCGCCGTCATCCGCACCATCCGCGGCGGCGGCTATCTGTTCTCGCCGGCGGGCGAGAAGGCGTGA
- a CDS encoding cytochrome c biogenesis CcdA family protein encodes MLDLIFAVLAGILTIAAPCTLPMLPILLGASIGRTSHLRPVLIALGFVISFSATALLLGALTRLFDFDPNVLRSAAAILLIGFGLLMLWPAPFEWLSIRLNGWLDLGASSAAQREGAVGGLVLGTTLGLVWTPCAGPVLGSILTLVATSKNLSWAGTLLVAYAIGAAIPMLAIAYGGQAATTRVRSLARISPRLQQGFGVVVIAFALAAYFQYDTLIVAWLTGFYPTGQIGL; translated from the coding sequence ATGCTCGACCTGATTTTCGCTGTGCTTGCCGGCATCCTCACCATCGCCGCGCCCTGCACGCTGCCGATGCTGCCTATCCTGCTCGGCGCCTCGATCGGACGCACCTCGCATTTGCGCCCTGTCCTGATCGCGCTCGGCTTCGTGATCTCGTTCTCGGCGACGGCGCTGCTGCTCGGTGCCCTCACGCGGCTATTCGATTTCGATCCCAATGTGCTGCGCTCGGCCGCGGCGATCCTGCTGATCGGATTCGGCCTGTTGATGCTGTGGCCGGCGCCGTTCGAGTGGCTCTCGATCCGGCTCAACGGCTGGCTCGACCTCGGCGCATCCAGCGCCGCGCAGCGCGAGGGCGCGGTCGGCGGGCTCGTGCTCGGCACCACGCTTGGCCTCGTCTGGACGCCCTGCGCCGGCCCCGTGCTCGGCTCGATCCTGACGCTGGTTGCGACGTCGAAGAACCTGTCCTGGGCCGGCACTCTGCTGGTCGCCTACGCCATCGGCGCCGCGATCCCGATGCTGGCGATCGCCTATGGCGGGCAGGCCGCGACCACGCGCGTGCGCAGCCTCGCGCGCATCTCGCCACGCCTGCAGCAGGGCTTTGGCGTCGTCGTGATCGCCTTCGCGCTCGCCGCCTACTTCCAATACGACACGCTGATCGTGGCGTGGCTCACCGGCTTCTATCCCACCGGCCAGATCGGCCTGTGA
- a CDS encoding thioredoxin family protein produces MTLKLPTVSASLIGFALTGAVIPGICDEASPARPIVTAAASQQTAPDFAGISNWFNSKPLSLADLRGKVVLVDFWTYGCVNCVNTLPHVTQLYAKYKDKGLVVVGVHTPEFPFERSASNVQAALKRHGITYPVAQDNDSRTWNAYRNQYWPAQYVIDQNGKIVFQHAGEGSYDEIDRTVARLLSANS; encoded by the coding sequence ATGACGCTAAAACTGCCCACTGTGTCTGCTTCGCTGATTGGCTTCGCCCTGACCGGCGCCGTGATCCCCGGCATCTGCGACGAGGCCTCGCCCGCAAGACCGATCGTCACCGCTGCCGCGAGCCAGCAGACCGCGCCCGACTTCGCCGGCATCAGCAACTGGTTCAACTCCAAGCCGCTCAGCCTTGCCGATCTCCGCGGCAAGGTCGTGCTGGTGGACTTCTGGACCTATGGCTGCGTCAACTGCGTCAACACGCTGCCGCATGTCACCCAGCTCTACGCCAAATACAAGGACAAGGGCCTGGTGGTGGTCGGCGTGCACACGCCCGAATTTCCGTTCGAGCGCTCGGCCTCCAATGTGCAGGCCGCGCTGAAGCGCCACGGCATCACCTATCCGGTGGCGCAGGACAACGACTCCCGGACCTGGAACGCCTACCGGAACCAGTATTGGCCGGCGCAGTACGTCATCGACCAGAACGGCAAGATCGTCTTCCAGCATGCCGGCGAAGGCAGTTATGACGAGATCGACCGGACGGTGGCACGCCTGCTCAGCGCCAATAGCTGA
- a CDS encoding DUF3369 domain-containing protein produces MAEQDDVLHLIDDTGTASEDTNARKWKIAVIDDDPAVHDGTRFALSDYSLNGQSLEILSAHSAAEGRKLMAEHHDIAAVLLDVIMETDVAGLELVEFIRNELKNETVRIILRTGQPGQAPERRVIVQYDINDYKAKTELTADKLFTSLTAALRSYQQLERMVQTRRGLEIIIDAASTLYDFKSMQRLAEGVLTQLASLLNVDCAGILVLRDNGGSDAELSVLAGSGCYSRFIGTTSSKALDPDLRAMVEAAFQRRKNEFADHRSVIYLRTGSGREVVVLLQAERELSETDRSLVEIFSSRLSIAFDNVILYQQLQDANTQLEDRVAQRTRALMQANRRLSAQWLRLQRANGFKNEILGTVAHDLKNPLGVILGRTEMLKELISTGASEGGVVAQVDHIRDATKRLTTMVDHLISDAMADAFDITIRREPVDVAALVQEVAEANQPLAVNKQQAITVAAPPNIVTMCDTDRIREAIDNLISNAIKYSPIGGRITVAVTHEGNDTVVRVTDEGAGLSPEDLGRLFGRFQRLSAKPTAGESSTGLGLSIVKRIIDMHGGEVTAESNGPGKGSTFTITLPATEIP; encoded by the coding sequence ATGGCCGAACAGGACGATGTCCTCCACCTGATCGACGATACCGGTACCGCGTCGGAGGATACCAACGCGAGGAAGTGGAAGATCGCCGTCATCGACGACGATCCGGCCGTGCATGACGGCACCCGCTTCGCGCTGTCCGACTACAGCCTCAACGGCCAGAGCCTGGAGATCCTCTCCGCCCATTCCGCGGCGGAAGGTCGCAAGCTGATGGCCGAGCACCACGACATCGCCGCCGTGCTGCTCGACGTCATCATGGAGACGGACGTCGCGGGCCTCGAACTCGTCGAGTTCATCCGCAACGAGCTCAAGAACGAGACCGTTCGCATCATCCTGCGCACCGGCCAGCCCGGCCAGGCGCCCGAGCGGCGCGTGATCGTGCAGTACGACATCAACGACTACAAGGCCAAGACCGAGCTCACCGCGGACAAGCTGTTCACCTCGCTGACTGCGGCGCTGCGCTCCTATCAGCAGCTCGAGCGCATGGTGCAGACCAGGCGCGGACTCGAAATCATCATCGATGCGGCCTCGACGCTCTACGACTTCAAGTCGATGCAGCGCCTCGCCGAGGGCGTGCTGACCCAGCTCGCTTCGCTGCTCAATGTCGACTGCGCCGGAATACTGGTCCTGCGCGACAATGGCGGATCGGACGCCGAGCTCTCGGTGCTGGCGGGCAGCGGCTGCTACAGCCGCTTCATCGGCACGACCTCCTCGAAGGCGCTCGATCCCGATCTGCGCGCGATGGTCGAGGCCGCGTTCCAGCGCCGCAAGAACGAATTCGCCGACCATCGCAGCGTGATCTATCTGCGCACCGGCAGCGGCCGCGAGGTCGTGGTGCTGCTGCAGGCCGAGCGCGAGCTGTCCGAGACCGATCGCTCGCTGGTCGAGATATTCTCCAGCCGGCTCTCGATCGCCTTCGACAATGTGATCCTCTATCAGCAGCTTCAGGACGCCAACACGCAGCTCGAGGACCGCGTCGCCCAGCGCACCCGCGCGCTGATGCAGGCCAACCGTCGCCTCTCGGCGCAATGGCTGCGGCTGCAGCGCGCCAACGGCTTCAAGAACGAGATCCTGGGCACGGTCGCGCACGACCTGAAGAATCCGCTGGGCGTCATCCTCGGCCGCACCGAGATGCTGAAGGAGCTGATCTCGACCGGCGCCTCCGAGGGCGGCGTGGTCGCGCAGGTCGACCACATTCGCGACGCCACCAAGCGGCTGACCACGATGGTTGATCATCTGATCTCGGACGCGATGGCCGATGCCTTCGACATCACGATTCGCCGCGAGCCCGTCGACGTCGCCGCGCTGGTCCAGGAGGTCGCCGAGGCCAACCAGCCGCTGGCGGTCAACAAGCAGCAGGCGATCACCGTCGCGGCGCCGCCCAACATCGTCACCATGTGCGACACCGACCGCATCCGCGAGGCGATCGACAATCTGATCAGCAATGCGATCAAGTACAGCCCGATCGGCGGCAGGATCACCGTGGCAGTCACGCACGAGGGCAATGACACCGTCGTCCGCGTCACCGATGAGGGCGCCGGGCTGTCGCCGGAGGATCTCGGCCGCCTGTTCGGCCGGTTCCAGCGGCTGTCGGCAAAGCCAACCGCGGGCGAGAGCTCGACGGGCCTTGGGCTCTCCATCGTCAAGCGTATTATCGACATGCATGGCGGGGAGGTCACCGCCGAGAGCAACGGCCCCGGCAAGGGATCGACCTTCACCATCACGCTGCCTGCGACCGAAATACCCTGA
- a CDS encoding ATP-binding protein, which produces MPIRWRILSIAALNSAVVVVLVGLIWNGSQVLGSAWDDVRQVRESDKILALLESETGRLQNLIHRYINQPSPDLFAEILLLREAVLGTLTNRAAKDPMLSGSVEELERTTERFLNGFGELRSVQATIAKTYEEQVQGPAKDMAGLYSIIEGATGHRDALIWPSLGKSREAFTAMLVAANSYYLSLSPAAADDARRNTETIEKTIPVMIDLADNDLQRMALQRLEARTTAMREGFAKLSEQLTSRTELLRNTIDASQAEAIGAIDDLSTKMRQREQKAQETFDRTLADISRRVLSIAVIFLGIILSAGVLIALSIRLPLQQIMTAMRAITLGDLDREVQGIKARDEVGAMARAVEVFRENAIAKRKAEDELRASKEKAESALLELNTAQQNLIDAERLAALGGLVAGVAHEVNNPIGISLTVASSFARRSDIFEAQLKGDGGLRRSQLEEFVQASRDASQQLVANLTRAGELIQSFKQVAVDRSHAERRQFSLSEATDQIIASLRPVLKRSPITLQVDVPEGLLLDGYPGSYGQILTNLFLNAANHAFGDGRAGTIAISARPRGSDDIEIIFADDGAGMTPDVQRQAFDPFFTTRRNEGGTGLGLHIVYNLVTQQLGGRMMLESKPGQGTTFRIIMPRVAKGGAQSTETDGTSQWPNRTMSST; this is translated from the coding sequence GTGCCGATCCGCTGGCGCATCCTGTCGATCGCAGCGCTGAACTCCGCCGTGGTGGTGGTGCTGGTCGGACTGATCTGGAACGGGTCGCAGGTGCTGGGCTCGGCCTGGGACGATGTGCGCCAGGTGCGCGAGTCCGACAAGATCCTGGCGCTGCTCGAAAGCGAAACCGGGCGCCTGCAGAACCTGATCCACCGCTACATCAACCAGCCGAGCCCGGACCTGTTCGCCGAAATCCTGCTGTTGCGCGAGGCGGTGCTGGGCACGCTGACCAACCGCGCCGCCAAGGACCCGATGCTATCAGGCTCGGTCGAGGAGCTGGAGCGCACCACCGAGCGCTTCCTCAACGGCTTCGGCGAACTGCGCAGCGTGCAGGCGACCATCGCCAAGACCTATGAGGAGCAGGTGCAGGGCCCGGCCAAGGACATGGCGGGCCTCTATTCGATCATCGAGGGCGCCACCGGCCACCGCGACGCGCTGATCTGGCCCTCGCTCGGCAAATCCCGCGAAGCCTTCACCGCCATGCTGGTCGCGGCGAACTCCTATTACCTGTCGCTGTCACCGGCCGCCGCCGACGACGCGCGCCGCAACACCGAGACGATCGAGAAGACCATTCCGGTCATGATCGACCTCGCCGACAACGACCTCCAGCGCATGGCGCTGCAAAGGCTGGAAGCGCGCACCACCGCGATGCGCGAGGGGTTTGCAAAGCTCTCCGAGCAGCTCACGAGCCGCACCGAGCTGCTCCGCAACACGATCGATGCCAGCCAGGCCGAGGCGATCGGCGCCATCGACGACCTCTCGACCAAGATGCGCCAGCGCGAGCAGAAGGCGCAGGAGACGTTCGACCGCACGCTGGCGGACATTTCGCGGCGGGTGCTCTCGATAGCGGTGATCTTCCTTGGCATCATCCTGAGCGCCGGCGTGCTGATCGCGCTGTCGATCCGGCTGCCGCTGCAGCAGATCATGACCGCGATGCGCGCGATCACGCTGGGCGATCTCGATCGCGAGGTGCAGGGCATCAAGGCGCGCGACGAGGTCGGCGCCATGGCACGCGCGGTGGAGGTGTTCCGCGAGAACGCGATCGCCAAGCGCAAGGCCGAGGACGAGCTGCGCGCGTCCAAGGAAAAGGCCGAGAGCGCGCTGCTCGAGCTCAACACCGCACAGCAGAACCTGATCGATGCCGAACGGCTTGCGGCACTCGGCGGCCTCGTCGCCGGCGTCGCCCATGAGGTCAACAATCCCATCGGCATCAGCCTGACCGTTGCCTCGAGCTTCGCCCGGCGCAGCGACATCTTCGAGGCGCAGCTCAAGGGCGACGGCGGCTTGCGCCGCTCGCAGCTCGAGGAGTTCGTGCAGGCCTCGCGCGACGCCTCGCAGCAGCTCGTCGCCAACCTCACGCGTGCCGGCGAGCTGATCCAGTCGTTCAAGCAGGTCGCAGTCGACCGCTCGCACGCCGAGCGGCGGCAGTTCTCGCTGAGCGAGGCCACCGACCAGATCATCGCGAGCCTGCGCCCGGTCCTGAAACGCTCGCCGATCACGCTACAGGTCGACGTGCCCGAAGGGTTGCTTCTCGACGGCTATCCCGGCTCCTACGGCCAGATCCTGACCAATCTCTTCCTCAACGCCGCCAACCACGCCTTCGGCGACGGTCGCGCCGGCACGATCGCGATCTCGGCAAGGCCGCGCGGCTCCGACGACATCGAGATCATCTTTGCCGATGATGGGGCCGGCATGACGCCCGACGTGCAACGTCAGGCCTTTGACCCTTTCTTTACCACCCGGCGCAACGAAGGCGGCACGGGTCTCGGCCTCCATATCGTCTATAACCTGGTCACCCAGCAGCTCGGCGGGCGGATGATGCTGGAATCCAAGCCGGGACAAGGCACTACCTTTCGGATTATCATGCCGCGGGTCGCCAAGGGCGGCGCGCAAAGCACAGAGACTGACGGGACTTCTCAATGGCCGAACAGGACGATGTCCTCCACCTGA
- a CDS encoding acyl-CoA dehydrogenase family protein, with amino-acid sequence MALVLTEEQSMLRDSARGLISDKAPVSHLRHLRDSKDPTGFSKEFWQSFAEMGFAGLLVPEEFGGSGLGYVEAGVVMEEIGRTLMPSPFLATSVVAASALSRGGNAAQKSEYLPKISSGSLLATLAIDEGAKHRPLQTSLQAVRAGNGFKLSGAKALVVDGHVADLLIVAARTAGSAGEREGLTLFLVNPRAKGVAIERTIMVDSHNAARIELANVEVNADGVLGEVDQGAGLLDGVLDIGRGAVASEMVGLSDEVFGRTTEYLKQRKQFGKLIGEFQALQHRAAQLYVDIEITRAAVMKALQALDADVTKAASAVAVAKARAGTTATRAVQEGVQMHGGMGMTDQFDIGFFMKRARVCEELFGDANYHAEQLARARGY; translated from the coding sequence ATGGCCCTCGTCCTCACCGAAGAACAATCGATGCTCCGCGACTCTGCGCGCGGGCTGATCAGCGACAAAGCGCCGGTATCGCATCTGCGCCACCTGCGCGACTCCAAGGATCCGACCGGATTCTCCAAGGAGTTTTGGCAATCCTTCGCCGAGATGGGCTTTGCCGGCCTGCTCGTGCCGGAAGAGTTCGGCGGCAGCGGCCTCGGTTATGTCGAAGCCGGCGTCGTCATGGAGGAGATCGGCCGCACGCTGATGCCCTCGCCGTTTCTGGCGACAAGCGTGGTCGCCGCCTCAGCGCTCTCGCGCGGCGGCAATGCCGCCCAGAAGTCGGAATATCTGCCAAAGATCTCCAGCGGCTCGCTGCTCGCGACGCTCGCGATCGACGAGGGCGCCAAGCACCGGCCGCTCCAGACCAGCCTGCAGGCGGTGCGCGCCGGCAATGGCTTCAAGCTCTCCGGCGCCAAGGCGCTGGTCGTCGACGGCCACGTTGCCGATCTTCTGATCGTCGCCGCGCGCACCGCGGGCTCCGCCGGCGAACGCGAGGGGCTGACGCTGTTCCTGGTCAACCCGCGAGCCAAGGGCGTTGCGATCGAGCGCACCATCATGGTGGATTCGCACAACGCGGCGCGGATCGAACTCGCCAATGTCGAGGTCAATGCCGATGGCGTGCTCGGCGAGGTCGATCAGGGCGCCGGCCTGCTTGACGGCGTGCTCGATATCGGCCGCGGTGCGGTGGCCTCCGAGATGGTGGGTCTCAGCGATGAGGTGTTCGGCCGCACCACCGAGTACCTCAAGCAGCGCAAGCAGTTCGGCAAGCTGATCGGCGAATTCCAGGCGCTGCAGCACCGCGCCGCCCAGCTCTATGTCGACATCGAGATCACGCGCGCCGCGGTGATGAAGGCGCTGCAGGCGCTCGATGCCGACGTGACCAAGGCCGCGTCAGCCGTTGCTGTGGCCAAAGCGCGCGCCGGCACCACCGCAACGCGCGCGGTGCAGGAAGGCGTACAGATGCACGGCGGCATGGGCATGACCGACCAGTTCGACATCGGCTTCTTCATGAAGCGCGCGCGGGTCTGCGAGGAGCTGTTCGGCGACGCCAACTACCACGCCGAGCAGCTCGCGCGGGCAAGGGGGTATTGA
- a CDS encoding amino acid ABC transporter substrate-binding protein, which yields MRTFRGGLLIGLAVAVLVGALAVTYEFYDTRTLKRTIRRGEVLCGVNKGLPGFSIPDDKGNWTGFDVDFCRAVASAIFNDPSKAKFVPLDASERFKELQSRKVDILSRNSTWSMARELDYDLYFPAVAYYDGAGFMVPRSRNKETSLDLNGSKVCVQAGTTTLLNLTDYFRANNMKYEEVKLDKLDDVVKAYDAGKCDTLTADVSQLYALRLNLSKPGDHMILPDMISKEPLAPVVRQRDDDWMMIVKWTLYAMINAEELGVTSENIDEALKSKKPEVMRLVGTEGNYGEQLGLTKDWAVRIIRHVGNYGEMYERNIGEKSKLKIPRGMNQLWNAGGVQYAPPMR from the coding sequence ATGCGCACATTTCGAGGCGGCCTGCTGATCGGGCTCGCAGTCGCCGTACTGGTCGGTGCCCTGGCCGTTACCTATGAGTTCTACGACACCCGCACCTTGAAGCGCACGATCCGGCGCGGCGAGGTGCTGTGCGGCGTCAACAAGGGCCTGCCGGGCTTCTCGATCCCCGACGACAAGGGCAACTGGACCGGCTTCGATGTCGATTTCTGCCGCGCGGTGGCGAGCGCCATCTTCAACGATCCGAGCAAGGCGAAATTCGTTCCGCTCGACGCCAGCGAGCGCTTCAAGGAATTGCAGAGCCGGAAAGTCGACATCCTCTCGCGCAACTCGACCTGGAGCATGGCGCGTGAGCTCGACTACGATCTCTACTTCCCGGCCGTCGCCTATTACGACGGCGCGGGCTTCATGGTGCCCCGCTCCCGCAACAAGGAAACCTCGCTGGACCTGAACGGCAGCAAGGTGTGCGTGCAGGCCGGCACCACGACGCTGCTCAACCTCACCGACTACTTCCGTGCCAACAACATGAAGTATGAGGAGGTCAAGCTCGACAAGCTGGACGACGTCGTGAAGGCCTACGACGCCGGCAAGTGCGACACGCTGACCGCCGACGTCTCCCAGCTCTATGCGCTGCGGCTCAACCTGTCCAAGCCCGGCGACCACATGATCCTCCCCGACATGATCTCCAAGGAGCCGCTGGCCCCCGTCGTGCGCCAGCGCGACGACGACTGGATGATGATCGTGAAGTGGACGCTCTATGCGATGATCAACGCCGAGGAGTTAGGGGTCACCTCGGAGAACATCGACGAGGCGCTGAAGTCGAAGAAGCCCGAAGTGATGCGGCTGGTCGGCACCGAGGGCAATTACGGCGAGCAGCTCGGCCTCACCAAGGACTGGGCCGTGCGCATCATCCGCCACGTCGGCAATTACGGCGAGATGTACGAGCGCAATATCGGCGAGAAATCCAAGCTGAAGATCCCGCGCGGCATGAACCAGCTCTGGAACGCCGGCGGCGTGCAATACGCGCCGCCGATGCGGTAA
- the ugpB gene encoding sn-glycerol-3-phosphate ABC transporter substrate-binding protein UgpB, which yields MSVSRLLPVLAVAAVVALVSPARAATDIALWHAMSGELGRQLEKLASDFNASQSDYRILPSYKGSYTETVTAAIFAFRSRGQPAIVQVNEVATATMTAAKGAIYPVFSLMRDLNEPFRPEVYLPAVSGYYADASGNLLSFPFNASTPILYYNKTMFRSAGLDPEKPPKTWPELGLAAKRLRERGAVCGFTTSWPSWIHVENFSAFHNLPLATKTNGFAGLDAELTINNAALVHHIAQLAEWQKDKVFDYSGRGQSAEPRFQNGECGIFIGSSATRADIRANSKFEIGYGMMPYWPDVNDAPQNSIIGGATLWVLRDRPRDEYKGVARFFAYLSQPGVQAAWHQNTGYLPITRAAFELTRAQGFYERNPGSAISFEEITLHPPTENSKGIRLGSFVLIRGAIEDELEQAFAGKKGAQAALDSAVERGNKLLRQFERASPDR from the coding sequence ATGTCAGTCTCGCGCCTCTTGCCAGTCCTTGCCGTTGCCGCGGTGGTTGCCCTGGTCTCGCCGGCCCGCGCCGCCACCGACATCGCGCTGTGGCACGCGATGTCGGGCGAGCTCGGCCGGCAGCTCGAGAAGCTCGCTTCCGACTTCAACGCCTCGCAATCCGACTATCGGATCCTGCCGAGCTACAAGGGCAGCTACACCGAGACCGTGACGGCGGCGATCTTCGCATTCCGCTCGCGCGGCCAGCCTGCGATCGTCCAGGTCAACGAGGTCGCGACCGCGACCATGACCGCAGCCAAGGGCGCGATCTATCCGGTGTTCAGCCTGATGAGGGATTTGAACGAGCCGTTCAGGCCTGAGGTCTATCTTCCTGCGGTCTCGGGCTACTATGCCGACGCTAGCGGCAATCTGTTGTCCTTCCCGTTCAATGCGTCGACGCCGATCCTCTACTACAACAAGACCATGTTCCGCAGCGCCGGCCTCGATCCGGAGAAGCCGCCGAAGACATGGCCCGAGCTCGGGCTTGCCGCCAAACGCCTGCGCGAGCGCGGCGCGGTGTGCGGCTTCACCACGTCCTGGCCGTCCTGGATCCATGTCGAGAATTTTTCCGCCTTCCACAACCTTCCGCTCGCGACAAAGACCAACGGCTTTGCCGGGCTCGACGCGGAATTGACCATCAACAACGCAGCCCTCGTCCATCACATCGCCCAGCTCGCCGAATGGCAGAAGGACAAGGTGTTCGACTACAGCGGCCGCGGGCAGTCGGCCGAGCCGCGCTTCCAGAACGGGGAGTGCGGCATCTTCATCGGCTCTTCGGCGACGCGTGCCGACATCAGGGCGAATTCGAAATTCGAGATCGGCTACGGCATGATGCCGTACTGGCCGGACGTGAACGACGCGCCGCAGAACTCGATCATTGGCGGCGCCACGCTGTGGGTGCTGCGCGACCGCCCGCGCGACGAATACAAGGGCGTTGCGAGGTTCTTCGCCTATCTGTCGCAGCCCGGCGTGCAGGCGGCCTGGCACCAGAACACCGGCTATCTGCCGATCACCCGCGCCGCCTTCGAGCTGACGCGCGCGCAAGGCTTCTACGAACGCAACCCGGGCTCGGCGATCTCGTTCGAGGAGATCACGCTGCATCCGCCGACGGAGAATTCCAAGGGCATCCGGCTCGGCTCCTTCGTGCTGATCCGCGGCGCGATCGAGGACGAGCTGGAGCAGGCCTTTGCCGGCAAGAAGGGCGCGCAGGCCGCGCTCGATTCCGCCGTCGAGCGCGGCAACAAGCTCTTGCGCCAGTTCGAGCGCGCCAGCCCGGACCGGTAG